The following are encoded together in the Thalassomonas haliotis genome:
- the rpsO gene encoding 30S ribosomal protein S15, with amino-acid sequence MSLNAEQKAAIVAEYAQKEGDTGSPEVQVALLTTQINHLQGHFKEHIHDHHSRRGLLRMVSQRRKLLDYLKGKSVDRYTSLIGKLGLRR; translated from the coding sequence ATGTCGCTAAATGCAGAGCAAAAAGCAGCAATCGTTGCTGAATACGCACAAAAAGAAGGTGATACAGGTTCCCCTGAAGTACAGGTAGCTTTATTAACTACTCAAATCAACCACCTTCAAGGCCACTTTAAAGAGCACATCCACGATCATCATTCACGTCGTGGTTTGTTACGCATGGTAAGCCAACGTCGTAAATTACTTGATTACCTTAAAGGCAAAAGCGTTGATCGCTATACCTCGTTAATCGGTAAGTTAGGCTTACGTCGCTAA
- the rimP gene encoding ribosome maturation factor RimP — protein sequence MAKFEQKLTEMLRPAVEEVGKELLGIEFISAGNHSVLRLFIDHENGINVDDCAEVSRQVSAILDVEDPISTEYNLEVSSPGLDRPLFDKAHFEAVVGETIEVRLSMPLNGRRKFKGLLEAVDGDTLVVIVDGQDYELVLTNVDKANLVPNFTK from the coding sequence TTGGCTAAATTTGAGCAAAAATTGACTGAAATGTTACGACCCGCCGTTGAGGAAGTCGGAAAAGAACTGCTGGGTATTGAATTTATCAGTGCCGGCAATCATTCAGTTTTACGTTTGTTTATTGATCACGAAAACGGCATCAATGTAGATGATTGTGCCGAAGTTAGCCGTCAGGTAAGTGCGATACTGGATGTGGAAGATCCCATCAGTACCGAATATAACCTGGAAGTATCATCGCCGGGCCTGGACAGACCTTTATTTGACAAGGCTCATTTTGAAGCTGTTGTTGGCGAAACGATAGAAGTGAGATTGTCAATGCCGCTTAACGGACGGCGTAAATTTAAAGGCTTGCTTGAAGCCGTGGACGGTGACACTTTGGTGGTTATTGTCGATGGCCAGGACTATGAGCTGGTGCTCACCAATGTCGACAAGGCAAACCTTGTCCCGAATTTTACAAAATAA
- the truB gene encoding tRNA pseudouridine(55) synthase TruB — protein sequence MAKRRKGRAINGILLLDKPYEMSSNHALQAAKRVYFANKAGHTGALDPLATGMLPICFGEATKFSQFLLDTDKVYQVTAKLGIRTTTSDADGEIVAEKAVDVADSQLALALDKFRGTSKQVPSMYSALKYQGQPLYKYAREGIEVPREARDITVFRLDLLRFEGDEVELEIHCSKGTYIRTIVDDLGELLGCGAHVAELRRVAVGSYPADKMVTLEQVENLLAQAKEQDIAPSELLDPLLLPMHTAVDGIPAVYIDEASASYLRHGNPVQVSGAPVDGLVQVHIGDEAQSADSEFIGIGQMNDDGLVAPKRIVVA from the coding sequence ATGGCAAAGCGTAGAAAAGGCCGGGCAATTAACGGCATTTTATTGCTGGATAAGCCTTATGAAATGTCGTCGAACCATGCCTTACAGGCGGCAAAGCGGGTTTATTTTGCCAATAAGGCGGGCCATACCGGAGCATTAGATCCGCTGGCCACCGGGATGTTGCCGATCTGCTTTGGCGAAGCCACCAAGTTCTCCCAGTTCCTGCTTGATACCGATAAGGTTTATCAGGTCACGGCAAAGTTGGGGATACGCACCACTACCAGTGATGCCGACGGTGAGATCGTTGCCGAAAAAGCGGTTGATGTTGCCGATAGCCAGCTGGCCTTAGCCCTGGATAAGTTCCGCGGTACCAGCAAGCAAGTGCCTTCCATGTATTCGGCGCTGAAATACCAGGGACAGCCGTTATACAAATATGCGCGCGAGGGCATAGAAGTGCCGCGTGAGGCACGTGATATTACCGTGTTCCGCCTTGACTTGCTGCGTTTTGAGGGCGATGAAGTCGAACTGGAAATCCATTGTTCAAAAGGCACCTATATCCGCACCATAGTTGATGACTTAGGTGAGTTACTAGGCTGTGGCGCCCATGTCGCCGAGCTTCGCCGTGTTGCCGTGGGCAGTTATCCTGCGGATAAAATGGTGACCCTGGAGCAGGTTGAAAATTTGCTGGCTCAGGCGAAAGAACAGGACATTGCTCCTTCTGAGTTACTCGATCCCCTGTTATTACCCATGCACACCGCCGTTGACGGCATTCCTGCCGTTTATATCGATGAAGCTTCGGCCAGTTACCTAAGGCACGGCAATCCGGTACAGGTTTCCGGCGCGCCTGTTGACGGTCTGGTACAGGTACATATCGGCGATGAAGCACAAAGTGCCGATAGCGAGTTTATCGGCATAGGTCAAATGAATGACGATGGCCTGGTTGCCCCTAAACGTATTGTGGTTGCCTAA
- the infB gene encoding translation initiation factor IF-2 has product MANVTVEELAKEIGTPVERLISQLASTGVHKSVSDSVTQQEKEALLEHLKKQHGDDSAANPNKMTLNRKKKSTLVMGSGSKAKSVQVEVRKKRTYVKRSELEEQQKAEAEAKAAAEAEAQAAAEAEAKAAAQAEAQAKAAAEAKAAEEARAAAAKAEEERNAKLKQEAQEKAKQAPKESEAAPAATISTESEEAKKLRLAQEAEAAAKVEEEARQSAEAAKKLAEENEARWKAQEAERKAKEAEVVHLTSSKYAQEAEDKVDSEEEGGGRRRRKKKGGKQDKNARGGRDRGGKQTLSAPQSLRHGFQKPVEAKTQEIRIGETISVAELANKMSVKGAEVVKVMFKMGAMATINQVIDQETAALVAEEMGHDVVLVKENALEEAVLSDRGAAGEEISRAPVVTIMGHVDHGKTSLLDHIREAKVAAGEAGGITQHIGAYHVETGHGMITFLDTPGHAAFTAMRSRGAKATDIVIIVVAADDGVMPQTIEAIQHAKAAGAPIIIAVNKMDKETADPDRVKTELSQHDVIPEDWGGDVQFVHVSAKTGLGIDELLDSVLLQAEVLELTAVVDKLASGVVVESKLDKGRGPVATILVQEGTLNQGDIVLCGLEYGRVRAMRDELGRSIKTAGPSIPAEIIGLSGVPQSGDEATVVKDERKAREVALYRQGKFRDVKLARQQKAKLENMFSNMAEGDVSEVNVVLKSDVQGSLEAISDALTKLSTDEVKVKIIGSGVGGITETDATLAAASNAIVVGFNVRADAAARKVIETENIDLRYYSVIYALIDEVKQAMSGMLAPEFKQEIIGLAQVRDVFKSPKIGAIAGCMVTEGIIKRNNPIRVLRENVVIYEGELESLRRFKDDVQEVRNGIECGIGVKNYNDVKIGDQIEVFETVEVKRTL; this is encoded by the coding sequence ATGGCAAATGTAACAGTTGAAGAACTTGCCAAAGAAATCGGTACACCGGTGGAACGCCTGATTAGCCAGTTGGCTAGCACAGGTGTTCATAAGTCGGTATCGGATTCAGTGACGCAACAAGAAAAAGAAGCGTTATTAGAGCATTTGAAAAAGCAGCATGGCGATGACTCTGCAGCCAACCCAAATAAGATGACGTTAAATCGTAAGAAAAAATCGACCTTAGTCATGGGCAGCGGCAGTAAAGCCAAATCTGTTCAGGTTGAAGTACGTAAAAAACGCACCTATGTTAAACGCAGTGAATTAGAAGAGCAGCAAAAAGCAGAAGCTGAAGCTAAAGCCGCGGCGGAAGCCGAAGCTCAGGCAGCAGCCGAAGCAGAAGCCAAAGCGGCGGCACAAGCCGAAGCACAAGCCAAAGCGGCAGCAGAAGCCAAAGCCGCGGAAGAAGCCAGGGCAGCAGCTGCAAAAGCGGAAGAAGAGCGTAACGCCAAATTGAAACAAGAAGCACAAGAAAAAGCGAAACAGGCACCTAAAGAGTCTGAAGCAGCACCGGCTGCAACCATTTCCACCGAGTCTGAAGAAGCGAAGAAGCTTCGTCTGGCCCAGGAAGCAGAAGCTGCTGCCAAGGTAGAAGAAGAGGCCCGACAGTCAGCCGAAGCCGCGAAAAAATTAGCGGAAGAGAACGAAGCGCGCTGGAAAGCCCAGGAAGCAGAGCGTAAGGCGAAAGAAGCCGAAGTTGTGCACCTGACTTCTTCTAAATATGCCCAGGAAGCCGAAGATAAGGTTGATTCTGAGGAAGAAGGTGGCGGTCGCCGTCGTCGCAAGAAGAAAGGCGGCAAGCAAGATAAAAATGCCCGCGGCGGACGTGACAGGGGCGGCAAGCAGACTTTGTCGGCACCACAGAGCTTACGTCATGGTTTCCAGAAGCCGGTAGAGGCGAAAACTCAGGAAATCCGTATCGGCGAAACCATCTCAGTTGCTGAACTGGCCAACAAAATGTCGGTTAAAGGCGCAGAAGTGGTTAAGGTCATGTTTAAAATGGGCGCCATGGCGACCATTAACCAGGTGATTGACCAGGAAACTGCCGCCTTAGTTGCCGAAGAAATGGGTCATGACGTGGTACTGGTGAAAGAAAATGCCCTTGAAGAAGCGGTACTTTCCGATCGCGGCGCTGCCGGTGAAGAGATTTCCCGTGCTCCTGTGGTAACTATCATGGGTCACGTTGACCATGGTAAAACCTCACTGCTTGATCACATCCGTGAAGCGAAAGTTGCCGCGGGCGAAGCCGGTGGTATTACCCAGCATATCGGTGCCTATCACGTAGAAACCGGTCATGGCATGATCACTTTCCTGGATACTCCGGGTCACGCCGCCTTTACCGCGATGCGTTCACGTGGTGCTAAAGCCACGGATATCGTTATTATTGTCGTTGCCGCCGATGACGGGGTCATGCCACAAACGATTGAAGCGATTCAGCATGCTAAAGCGGCCGGTGCGCCGATTATCATTGCCGTGAACAAGATGGATAAAGAAACTGCCGATCCGGATCGTGTTAAAACTGAGCTTTCTCAGCACGACGTTATCCCGGAAGATTGGGGCGGTGATGTACAGTTTGTCCACGTATCGGCGAAAACCGGTTTAGGTATCGATGAACTGCTTGACTCGGTATTGCTGCAGGCGGAAGTATTAGAGCTGACGGCGGTTGTTGATAAACTGGCCAGCGGTGTTGTGGTTGAATCTAAACTGGATAAAGGCCGTGGTCCTGTTGCCACTATCCTGGTTCAGGAAGGTACGTTAAACCAGGGCGATATCGTGTTATGTGGCCTTGAATACGGCCGTGTACGTGCGATGCGCGATGAGCTTGGCCGTTCAATCAAAACTGCCGGTCCTTCAATCCCGGCTGAGATCATCGGCTTAAGCGGTGTGCCGCAATCAGGTGATGAAGCAACGGTTGTTAAAGACGAGCGTAAAGCCCGTGAAGTTGCCTTGTACCGTCAAGGTAAATTCCGCGATGTCAAACTTGCCCGTCAGCAGAAAGCGAAACTGGAAAACATGTTCTCTAACATGGCCGAAGGCGATGTTTCTGAAGTGAACGTGGTATTGAAATCCGACGTACAAGGCTCCCTTGAAGCGATTTCCGATGCCCTGACCAAGCTGTCTACCGATGAAGTAAAAGTGAAGATTATCGGCTCAGGTGTTGGTGGTATTACCGAAACCGACGCCACTTTAGCCGCGGCCTCGAACGCGATTGTGGTTGGTTTCAACGTACGTGCCGATGCAGCTGCCCGTAAAGTGATTGAAACCGAGAACATCGATTTACGTTACTACAGCGTTATCTATGCCCTGATTGATGAAGTGAAGCAGGCGATGAGCGGTATGCTGGCGCCTGAATTCAAGCAAGAAATCATTGGTCTTGCCCAGGTACGTGACGTATTTAAATCGCCGAAAATTGGTGCTATCGCCGGTTGTATGGTGACCGAAGGTATCATCAAGCGTAATAACCCAATCCGCGTATTACGTGAAAACGTGGTTATCTACGAAGGTGAGCTGGAGTCATTGCGTCGCTTTAAAGACGATGTTCAGGAAGTTCGTAACGGTATCGAATGTGGTATCGGTGTTAAGAACTACAATGACGTTAAAATTGGTGATCAAATCGAAGTATTTGAAACAGTTGAAGTTAAACGTACTCTTTAA
- the rbfA gene encoding 30S ribosome-binding factor RbfA — MAREFARTDRVGQQIQKEVAIILQREVKDPRLSMATVSAVEVSRDLAYAKVFVTFFTNEKSEIDDSVAILNEAAGFIRSLLAKQLRARIMPQLRFVYDHSMAEGVRMTSLVDQAIAKDQARSGNGEGDSEASEQAEDK; from the coding sequence ATGGCAAGAGAATTTGCCCGTACTGACCGTGTTGGTCAGCAAATACAAAAAGAAGTGGCCATTATTCTACAGCGGGAAGTTAAAGATCCGCGTTTAAGCATGGCAACGGTTTCTGCGGTAGAGGTTTCCCGTGACCTAGCCTACGCTAAGGTGTTTGTGACTTTCTTTACCAATGAAAAATCAGAAATTGATGACTCGGTGGCGATTTTAAATGAAGCGGCGGGTTTTATCCGCTCTTTGCTGGCCAAGCAGTTAAGGGCGCGTATCATGCCCCAGTTGCGTTTTGTTTATGATCACTCTATGGCGGAAGGTGTGCGCATGACTTCCCTGGTCGATCAGGCTATTGCCAAAGATCAAGCGCGTAGCGGCAACGGCGAGGGTGACAGCGAAGCATCTGAGCAGGCAGAGGATAAATAA
- the nusA gene encoding transcription termination factor NusA, producing MSKEILLVVDAVSNEKAVPRESIFEAMETALETATKKKYEGDILVRVSIDRQTGEFDTFRRWLVVDDDQEMENLFAEISLSAAKFDNEDAEAGQYIEEQIESVKFDRITTQTAKQVIVQKVREAERALIVDAYQDQVGELITGVVKKASRDSVILDLGNNAEAIIYRDDMLPREVFRPGDRARGLLYAIKPEARGAQLFVSRTKPEMLMELFRVEVPEIGEEMLEIKGAARDPGSRAKIAVKSNDKRIDPVGACVGMRGSRVQAVSGELAGERVDIVLFDDNPAQFVINAMAPAEVASIIVDEDRGTMDIAVEEGNLAMAIGRSGQNVRLASQLTGWELNVMTVADMNEKHQAENDKVLTLFTEKLDIDDDFATMLAEEGFTSLEEIAYVPVAELLAIDGMDEDIVDTLRERAKEALTTQALASEESLEGAEPAEDLLNLEGMERHLAFVLASRGVSTLEELAEQGVDDIADIEELDESRAGELIMAARNICWFNEE from the coding sequence ATGAGTAAGGAAATATTACTGGTTGTAGACGCCGTTTCCAATGAAAAGGCAGTGCCTCGTGAAAGCATTTTTGAGGCAATGGAAACCGCTTTAGAAACAGCCACTAAGAAAAAATATGAAGGCGATATTCTGGTACGTGTCAGTATCGATCGTCAAACCGGGGAGTTTGATACTTTCCGCCGTTGGCTGGTGGTTGATGACGACCAGGAAATGGAAAACTTGTTTGCCGAGATCAGCTTATCCGCGGCCAAGTTCGATAATGAAGATGCCGAAGCCGGTCAATATATCGAAGAACAGATTGAATCGGTTAAATTTGACCGTATTACCACCCAAACTGCCAAGCAGGTTATCGTACAGAAAGTACGTGAAGCCGAGCGTGCCCTGATTGTTGATGCCTATCAGGATCAAGTGGGCGAGCTGATCACAGGTGTGGTGAAAAAAGCCAGCCGCGACAGTGTTATCTTAGATTTAGGTAACAATGCCGAAGCGATTATTTATCGCGACGATATGTTACCGCGTGAAGTGTTCCGTCCCGGCGACCGTGCCCGTGGTTTACTATACGCGATTAAGCCGGAAGCACGCGGCGCCCAGTTATTTGTCAGCCGCACCAAGCCGGAAATGCTGATGGAGCTGTTTAGGGTTGAAGTACCTGAAATCGGCGAAGAAATGCTGGAAATCAAGGGGGCCGCCCGCGATCCGGGTTCCCGTGCGAAAATTGCCGTGAAAAGCAATGATAAACGTATCGATCCTGTCGGTGCCTGTGTTGGTATGCGTGGTTCACGTGTTCAGGCGGTTTCCGGCGAGTTGGCCGGTGAGCGTGTTGATATTGTGTTATTTGACGATAACCCGGCGCAATTTGTTATCAATGCCATGGCGCCTGCGGAAGTGGCCTCCATTATCGTTGATGAAGACCGCGGCACTATGGATATCGCCGTTGAAGAAGGTAACCTTGCCATGGCCATCGGCCGTAGCGGTCAGAACGTACGTTTAGCCAGTCAGTTAACCGGCTGGGAATTAAACGTGATGACAGTTGCCGACATGAACGAGAAGCACCAGGCCGAAAATGACAAGGTTTTAACCCTGTTTACTGAAAAGCTTGATATCGATGATGATTTTGCCACTATGCTGGCGGAAGAAGGGTTTACTTCTTTAGAAGAAATCGCCTATGTACCGGTTGCTGAGTTACTGGCCATCGACGGCATGGATGAAGATATTGTTGATACCTTACGTGAACGCGCCAAAGAGGCCTTAACCACTCAGGCATTAGCCAGTGAAGAAAGCCTGGAAGGTGCCGAGCCTGCCGAAGATTTACTCAACCTTGAAGGTATGGAACGCCACCTGGCTTTCGTATTGGCAAGTCGTGGTGTGTCAACGCTGGAAGAGCTTGCCGAGCAGGGCGTTGATGATATCGCTGATATTGAAGAATTAGATGAAAGTAGGGCTGGTGAGCTGATTATGGCTGCCCGCAATATTTGTTGGTTTAACGAAGAATAA
- a CDS encoding carbohydrate binding domain-containing protein produces MFSASPALAQVSATHIYHNHMPNFWPYYDVSKYPGLAVGAPIRYTYDGQVINLKNDPPANYSFFIPGSGAPMPHDDLVSYYSHHAKTGAYLSWPMDTANNNRQNHPQSQTHVTMSASVINNVQSFAELGNLSGYNPGWGEYWRQTWENTLTANGNKALDTIHFTGHHSMGPLVGNDYFLKDLIYQNVTLAQDYMLGNKFTSSKGFFPTELGFSERIIPVLTKLGIEWSVLGNVHYSRALRDYPYLNDPGIDTLISPPNRADLQNESDVGSWLAIPMFNEQQVTHNKFPFASIPHWVQYIDPETGEQHKVAGIPVEQASSWEEGYQGSVTADVIKPFTAAAGNRRQYFVIAHDGDNSSGRAGDGGTWANSGNVTYSDGSVTGMGVDEYLSAFPIPEEDIVHVQDGSWIDTRDSSADPTWYHWHLPMGVWAGQMADFNSALGTNFSTSRNHMVSMEYGYHYLERNFALLQVAENYAKTAEQIWLDANPDHWQPTTALDHEITYAGNQLNPWMMSYPVKGDAANNYAGGANPAELSWYFLIAAIDSGFGYYDENVDDGVKPTISFNQSLYFSTPYVSDNIARDNTPPSLWWPQRYPYNPGSANKSKAEGWDALYADNKFVIYSYGFDASGITDIKVKVRLHTNNRADAKDKTFKLYDPEAHKDDADVDPARVGAWQSFAMLKRDLSTDINGVDWQPSSKAMFDVVPAQQIADLYYTYLDQFSEQLLDYYIEATDSRGNIRRTDIQQVYVGAGRYKSENGKLIEDSQGDIPGTPAFFTDHLIPGNKAPIAVISPGSHEVDAGTQVSLSATASSDEDGEIVSYLWSTGESTTDIEVTIDERTRLSLTVTDDKGSSATTSVTIGIIGETLTTTLYYRDVNNWQQVCLHYSLDNAVTWTQAPGVAMTALTNNWFEYTLNLTDSLGNGLANGEQLVFVTNDCNSQWDNNAGLDYRVGPGTWHLHQGTITQGVPDSLEPNLPPQAVISPQDLTIPPGTSVTLSAAGSSDNDGMIDAYLWSTGETTQEITVSPDSSQGYTLTVTDNLGASHSTSVFITVTSETPTSNFPQLYYRGTSNGWTSTAMELVSDHLWQLDINFDGQNQQRFKLDIHGDWSVNYGDNNTDGYLEPSGNDIFTDVSGRYRLEVNDQTLTYSLLPLDPASGHKANFNQVYFRGTANNWQTSAMELVSDHHWQLAVNFDGGEQQRFKLDINGDWSQNYGDSNDDGYLEANGGDIYSQVTGTYLLNFNDETMAYSLSLLE; encoded by the coding sequence GTGTTTAGCGCATCACCGGCTTTAGCCCAAGTATCCGCCACCCATATTTACCATAACCATATGCCCAATTTCTGGCCTTATTATGATGTCAGCAAATACCCCGGCCTGGCCGTCGGCGCCCCGATACGCTACACCTACGACGGCCAGGTGATTAACCTTAAGAATGATCCGCCGGCAAATTACAGCTTTTTCATTCCCGGCAGCGGCGCACCTATGCCCCATGATGATCTTGTTTCCTATTATTCCCATCATGCAAAAACCGGCGCTTATCTCTCCTGGCCCATGGATACCGCCAATAACAACCGGCAAAATCATCCCCAAAGCCAGACCCATGTCACTATGTCAGCTTCTGTGATCAACAATGTGCAAAGCTTTGCCGAGTTGGGCAATTTGTCCGGTTATAATCCCGGATGGGGAGAGTACTGGCGGCAAACATGGGAAAATACCCTTACCGCCAATGGCAACAAGGCTTTGGATACCATACATTTTACCGGCCATCACTCCATGGGGCCGTTAGTGGGCAATGATTATTTTCTTAAAGATTTAATTTATCAGAACGTAACCCTGGCACAGGATTATATGCTGGGCAACAAATTCACCTCATCCAAAGGTTTTTTCCCTACCGAGCTGGGTTTTTCCGAGCGTATTATTCCGGTTCTGACCAAGCTCGGCATAGAGTGGTCTGTGCTTGGCAATGTCCACTATTCCCGGGCCTTAAGGGATTATCCTTACCTAAACGACCCGGGTATCGATACTTTAATCTCTCCCCCCAACCGCGCCGATTTGCAAAATGAAAGCGATGTCGGCAGCTGGTTAGCCATTCCCATGTTTAACGAACAACAGGTCACCCATAACAAGTTTCCCTTTGCCTCCATCCCCCACTGGGTGCAATACATAGACCCGGAGACCGGCGAGCAACATAAGGTTGCCGGTATTCCGGTAGAGCAGGCCAGCTCCTGGGAAGAAGGGTATCAGGGCAGCGTCACCGCCGATGTCATCAAGCCTTTTACTGCTGCCGCAGGAAATCGCCGGCAATATTTTGTCATTGCCCATGACGGCGATAATTCCAGCGGCCGCGCCGGTGACGGCGGTACCTGGGCCAACTCCGGCAATGTTACCTATTCAGACGGCTCAGTTACAGGTATGGGGGTAGATGAATATTTGAGTGCTTTTCCCATCCCGGAAGAGGATATCGTGCATGTACAGGACGGCTCCTGGATAGATACCCGGGATTCCTCGGCCGATCCCACCTGGTATCACTGGCATTTGCCTATGGGGGTGTGGGCCGGGCAAATGGCGGACTTTAATAGCGCCTTAGGCACAAACTTCAGCACCAGCCGCAATCATATGGTGTCCATGGAATATGGCTATCATTATCTGGAGCGAAATTTTGCCCTGCTGCAGGTGGCCGAAAACTACGCCAAAACCGCAGAGCAGATCTGGCTTGATGCCAATCCTGATCACTGGCAACCGACAACGGCATTAGATCATGAAATCACCTATGCGGGTAACCAGCTAAACCCCTGGATGATGTCTTATCCGGTCAAAGGCGATGCCGCTAATAACTACGCCGGCGGTGCCAACCCGGCAGAATTAAGCTGGTATTTTTTAATCGCTGCCATCGATTCAGGTTTTGGTTATTATGATGAAAATGTCGATGACGGCGTCAAACCCACCATATCTTTCAACCAGTCATTATACTTTTCCACCCCCTATGTCAGCGACAATATCGCCCGGGACAACACGCCCCCTTCCCTGTGGTGGCCGCAGCGATACCCCTATAATCCCGGCAGCGCCAATAAAAGTAAAGCCGAAGGATGGGATGCCCTCTATGCCGATAACAAGTTTGTCATTTACAGCTATGGTTTTGATGCCAGCGGCATTACAGACATTAAGGTCAAGGTACGCCTGCACACCAATAACCGGGCGGATGCCAAAGATAAAACCTTTAAATTGTATGATCCCGAGGCCCATAAAGATGATGCCGATGTTGACCCGGCCCGGGTAGGTGCATGGCAGAGCTTTGCCATGCTAAAACGGGATTTGAGCACAGATATCAACGGTGTCGACTGGCAACCTTCCTCAAAAGCCATGTTTGATGTGGTGCCGGCACAGCAGATTGCCGATCTCTATTACACCTACCTGGATCAATTCTCCGAACAGCTACTCGATTATTACATCGAAGCCACCGACAGCCGGGGTAATATCCGCAGAACCGATATCCAGCAAGTTTATGTCGGCGCCGGCCGCTATAAAAGTGAAAACGGCAAGCTAATTGAAGACTCCCAGGGAGATATCCCCGGGACACCGGCTTTTTTCACCGACCACCTTATCCCGGGCAATAAGGCCCCGATAGCCGTGATCTCCCCGGGCAGCCATGAAGTAGATGCCGGGACACAAGTGTCTTTATCAGCAACAGCTTCAAGCGACGAAGACGGGGAAATTGTCTCATATTTATGGAGTACCGGCGAAAGCACAACCGATATTGAAGTCACCATTGATGAGCGGACAAGGCTTAGCCTGACGGTAACCGACGATAAAGGCAGCAGTGCCACCACCAGCGTCACCATAGGCATTATCGGCGAGACCTTGACCACTACCCTCTACTACCGGGATGTTAACAACTGGCAACAAGTTTGCCTGCATTACAGCCTGGACAACGCCGTCACCTGGACCCAGGCTCCAGGAGTTGCCATGACGGCGCTTACCAATAACTGGTTTGAATATACCCTTAACTTAACGGATAGCTTAGGAAATGGCCTGGCTAATGGCGAGCAGCTTGTTTTTGTCACCAATGACTGCAACAGCCAATGGGACAATAACGCGGGTTTAGACTACCGGGTGGGTCCGGGTACCTGGCATTTGCATCAGGGCACAATAACCCAAGGGGTACCCGACTCCCTTGAACCAAACCTGCCGCCACAAGCCGTTATATCCCCACAGGATCTAACCATCCCCCCGGGCACATCCGTGACCTTAAGCGCTGCCGGCTCCAGCGACAACGATGGCATGATTGACGCCTATTTGTGGAGCACAGGAGAAACCACGCAGGAGATCACCGTCTCCCCCGACAGCAGCCAGGGCTACACGCTGACCGTCACCGACAATCTCGGGGCAAGCCATAGCACCAGCGTTTTTATTACGGTAACTAGCGAGACACCAACAAGTAATTTTCCTCAGTTATATTACCGCGGCACCAGCAATGGCTGGACCAGCACCGCCATGGAACTGGTAAGCGATCACTTGTGGCAGCTGGACATTAACTTTGACGGCCAAAACCAGCAAAGATTTAAGCTCGATATTCACGGCGACTGGTCCGTCAATTACGGCGATAACAACACCGACGGTTATCTGGAACCAAGCGGCAATGATATCTTTACCGATGTCAGCGGCCGTTACCGGCTTGAAGTCAATGATCAAACCTTAACCTACAGCCTGCTTCCCCTGGACCCGGCTTCGGGCCACAAGGCCAACTTTAACCAGGTCTATTTTCGCGGCACCGCCAATAACTGGCAAACCAGTGCCATGGAGCTGGTCAGCGATCATCACTGGCAACTGGCGGTGAATTTTGACGGCGGGGAGCAACAGAGATTTAAACTTGATATAAACGGCGACTGGTCGCAAAACTATGGCGACAGCAATGATGACGGTTATCTTGAAGCAAACGGCGGAGATATTTACAGCCAGGTAACCGGGACTTACCTGCTGAACTTTAATGATGAAACTATGGCTTACAGTTTGAGCCTACTTGAATAA